The following coding sequences are from one Shewanella putrefaciens window:
- the tolQ gene encoding protein TolQ, producing MQADMSIVGLFLQASLLVKFVMFTLLALSVMSWTVILQRRSLLSSAKGKSAKFEDKFWSGVDLNRLYKELSARPDNTGLESLFVTGFKEYSRLNKLNSKVPDAVMDGTSRAMRVTLSREMEKLEANLPLLATIGSTSPYIGLFGTVWGIMNSFIAIGSMENATLAMVAPGIAEALIATAMGLFAAIPAVIAYNRFSTQVDKLEMAYANFMEEFSSILHRQAYSEKEGV from the coding sequence GTGCAAGCTGATATGTCGATTGTTGGGTTATTTTTACAAGCCAGTTTATTAGTGAAATTTGTGATGTTCACTTTACTTGCCTTGTCAGTGATGTCTTGGACGGTGATTTTACAACGCCGTAGCCTATTATCATCAGCAAAAGGTAAATCGGCAAAATTTGAAGATAAATTTTGGTCGGGCGTAGATTTAAACCGCCTGTATAAAGAGTTATCTGCTCGTCCCGATAATACTGGCTTAGAGTCATTATTCGTGACTGGTTTTAAAGAGTATTCACGTTTAAATAAATTAAATAGCAAAGTGCCAGATGCTGTGATGGACGGTACGTCCCGTGCCATGCGTGTGACGCTTTCTCGCGAAATGGAAAAGTTAGAAGCTAACTTACCGTTATTAGCGACTATTGGTTCAACGAGTCCCTATATCGGTTTATTTGGTACTGTGTGGGGGATCATGAATTCTTTTATTGCCATTGGTTCTATGGAAAACGCCACATTAGCGATGGTCGCTCCAGGTATTGCTGAGGCATTGATTGCAACGGCGATGGGTCTATTTGCGGCAATTCCAGCGGTTATTGCTTACAACCGTTTCTCGACTCAAGTGGATAAATTGGAAATGGCCTACGCAAACTTTATGGAAGAATTCTCCAGTATTTTGCATCGCCAAGCGTACAGCGAGAAGGAAGGGGTATAA
- the tolR gene encoding protein TolR, with translation MQPAYQRKRRRPVAEINVVPYIDVMLVLLIIFMVTAPIVTQGVKVELPQGAAEVLPNDSKPPIVASIDGDGDYFLNKGGSNNEEMDLEELATAVAAIMVTEPERPVVVKADRNIPYDKVIQLMVTLQGAGVPSVGLMTDSPKEK, from the coding sequence ATGCAACCAGCTTATCAGCGTAAACGTCGTCGCCCCGTTGCTGAAATTAACGTGGTGCCTTATATCGATGTCATGCTAGTGCTGTTAATTATTTTTATGGTAACAGCACCCATAGTGACTCAAGGCGTTAAAGTTGAGCTGCCTCAAGGGGCGGCGGAAGTGTTACCCAATGATAGTAAGCCACCTATTGTTGCCTCCATTGATGGCGACGGTGATTACTTTCTAAATAAAGGTGGTTCGAACAATGAAGAAATGGATTTGGAAGAACTTGCTACAGCTGTAGCGGCCATTATGGTGACAGAGCCTGAACGCCCAGTCGTGGTCAAGGCCGATAGAAATATTCCTTACGATAAAGTGATTCAGTTGATGGTGACCTTACAAGGTGCAGGCGTACCCTCAGTCGGTTTGATGACGGATTCACCCAAGGAGAAATAG